The following proteins come from a genomic window of Corallococcus sp. NCRR:
- a CDS encoding MtsA protein: MEDARAREACPRVIGVTRHRGWIAAVLGVLVLLGLGVLVLKPPSSPAPTPAPSAAPAGPRPILQAVGPKLISNQTSQPISVYGENLVPGLRLVLGAPLSREVPLAVVDARHGYARLPSGLELPEGTFHADVQLSLAATGPRPTGTARLTLINDAAFPDLMAMALSPDGRTLFVASPPTDTVFALDVASGRVEPMAVGDGPSALATWKDASGHPWLGVAHQHGAELWLYALDAPERKARVVPAPSGAWGLEVDGAKGVAFVAEHLRDTVHALALEDGRELWRAAVDPNPRAMARWNGLLAVGSLQTGQVVLLRQDDGRELAPVVPKPGVPIIGGPTEAFSAQVMGGKAPRALVASDRLKRLFMSSLGPNVGPNAQRMEVSANSGVAVLDLDRQEVVRHRGFGAGVTEGLALDDRAGLLYAADVGLGQVRVLDAKALVKSDAGAREALLQTLPVPPPEGTPWIRPVEDLGTKGRAGLELHSGPRSLALSPDGRTLYVLNRFTGTVAVVDVSNARAGRASVTRQWPVVDVRSREQRRLGQVLYFTDVGRTGMSCDACHIEGHTGGVFFEKTRPMRIYRSTTALGSRDTPPYFTPASTRSIAETVETVGGRNRYHNPDPTPSEVEALALYTSLLPTAPNPYRGEDGAPLETVTLPDGRTGHPVKGLALFEGKARCLACHPAPLYTLDQDPATRGQYQDVGTPIALPLRLAQQQLVTGAAPPSLVGTWDVWPLLTSATAGYAVQEDRLVVGSRFPLRTLLETPGLNHGAAQELSAEERDDLLAYLLTL, encoded by the coding sequence ATGGAGGATGCTCGCGCGCGGGAGGCATGCCCACGCGTGATAGGTGTCACTCGCCATCGGGGATGGATCGCGGCAGTGCTCGGAGTCCTGGTGCTCCTGGGGCTTGGGGTCCTGGTGCTGAAGCCCCCCAGCAGCCCCGCGCCAACGCCCGCGCCGTCCGCCGCTCCCGCCGGGCCGCGCCCCATCCTCCAGGCGGTGGGCCCGAAGCTCATCAGCAACCAGACCTCGCAGCCCATCTCCGTCTACGGAGAGAACCTGGTGCCGGGTCTGAGGCTGGTGCTCGGCGCGCCCCTGTCGCGCGAGGTGCCGCTCGCGGTGGTGGACGCGCGCCATGGCTACGCGAGGCTCCCGTCCGGCCTCGAACTCCCCGAGGGCACCTTCCATGCGGACGTGCAGCTGTCGCTCGCCGCGACCGGTCCCCGGCCCACGGGCACCGCGCGGCTCACGCTGATCAACGACGCGGCCTTCCCGGACCTGATGGCGATGGCGCTGTCTCCGGACGGGCGCACGCTCTTCGTCGCGTCGCCGCCCACGGACACGGTGTTCGCGCTGGACGTGGCGTCCGGGCGCGTGGAGCCGATGGCGGTGGGAGACGGGCCGTCCGCGCTCGCGACCTGGAAGGACGCCAGCGGCCATCCCTGGCTGGGCGTGGCCCACCAGCACGGCGCGGAGCTCTGGCTGTACGCGCTGGACGCGCCGGAGCGCAAGGCCCGGGTCGTCCCCGCGCCCTCGGGAGCGTGGGGCCTGGAGGTGGACGGGGCGAAGGGCGTGGCCTTCGTCGCCGAGCACCTGCGCGACACGGTGCACGCGCTCGCGCTGGAGGATGGCCGTGAGCTGTGGCGCGCGGCCGTGGATCCGAACCCGCGCGCGATGGCGCGGTGGAACGGGCTGCTCGCGGTGGGAAGCCTCCAGACGGGGCAGGTGGTGCTGCTGCGCCAGGACGACGGCCGGGAGCTGGCGCCGGTGGTGCCGAAGCCCGGCGTCCCCATCATCGGAGGCCCCACGGAGGCCTTCTCCGCGCAGGTGATGGGCGGCAAGGCGCCGCGCGCCCTGGTCGCGAGCGACCGCTTGAAGCGCCTCTTCATGTCGAGCCTGGGGCCGAACGTGGGCCCCAACGCCCAGCGCATGGAGGTGAGCGCGAACAGTGGCGTCGCGGTGCTGGACCTGGACCGGCAGGAGGTGGTGCGGCACCGGGGCTTCGGCGCGGGCGTGACGGAGGGGCTGGCGCTGGATGACCGCGCGGGGCTGCTCTACGCGGCGGACGTGGGCCTGGGCCAGGTGCGGGTGCTGGACGCGAAGGCGCTGGTGAAGAGTGACGCGGGCGCGCGCGAGGCGCTGCTCCAGACGCTGCCCGTGCCCCCGCCGGAGGGCACGCCGTGGATCCGCCCCGTGGAGGACCTGGGCACGAAGGGCAGGGCGGGATTGGAGCTGCACTCCGGGCCGCGCTCGCTGGCGCTGTCCCCGGACGGGCGCACGCTCTACGTGCTCAACCGCTTCACGGGCACGGTGGCGGTGGTGGACGTGAGCAACGCGCGCGCGGGCAGGGCGAGCGTGACGCGGCAGTGGCCCGTGGTGGACGTGCGCTCGCGCGAGCAGCGCCGCCTGGGCCAGGTGCTCTACTTCACCGACGTGGGGCGCACGGGCATGAGCTGCGACGCGTGCCACATCGAAGGGCACACCGGCGGCGTCTTCTTCGAGAAGACGCGCCCCATGCGCATCTACCGGTCCACGACGGCCCTGGGCAGCCGGGACACGCCGCCCTACTTCACGCCCGCGAGCACGCGCAGCATCGCGGAGACGGTGGAGACGGTGGGCGGGCGCAACCGCTACCACAACCCGGATCCAACGCCGTCGGAGGTGGAGGCGCTGGCGCTCTACACCTCGCTCTTGCCCACCGCGCCCAACCCCTACCGGGGCGAGGACGGCGCGCCGCTGGAGACCGTCACGCTGCCGGACGGGAGGACGGGCCATCCGGTGAAGGGCCTGGCGCTCTTCGAAGGGAAGGCCCGGTGCCTGGCCTGCCACCCCGCGCCCCTCTACACGCTGGACCAGGACCCCGCGACGCGGGGCCAGTACCAGGACGTGGGCACGCCCATCGCGCTGCCGCTGCGGCTGGCGCAGCAGCAGTTGGTGACAGGCGCGGCGCCGCCCTCGCTGGTGGGCACCTGGGACGTGTGGCCCCTGCTGACGAGCGCCACGGCGGGCTACGCGGTGCAGGAGGACCGGCTCGTGGTGGGCTCGCGCTTCCCCCTGCGCACGCTGCTGGAAACCCCCGGCCTGAACCACGGCGCCGCGCAGGAACTCAGCGCCGAGGAGCGGGACGACCTGCTCGCCTACCTGCTCACGCTGTGA
- a CDS encoding HTTM domain-containing protein — protein sequence MSARNWKSAVGDRLAAFVGEPSSPQPLGVLRIGVAALLLIQAWSLSESLPELLGDRGWVPWSVSEAMASPSVPRVGMVVAALEPLGFTQAASIQGLTFVYVMALLGLLLGLHTRLSAVTAWVLHTVLLNSISFFSYGVETFAHISLFYCAVMPVGTAYSLDVRAKRLSGAPSALATLSLRVLQVHLCIIYLTTGLEKMLGPVWRDGTALWEVLMQPQYGQFDFAWLAGVPWVVKLATWGTLLVEVGYAFCVWPRRTRGLWVALTLGLHLGIAVMMGLWMFSGMMAVLTFAAFGWPLLSEALATRVRAAVLLPFHSNPAR from the coding sequence ATGAGCGCCAGGAATTGGAAGTCCGCCGTGGGCGACAGGCTGGCGGCGTTCGTCGGCGAGCCCTCCTCTCCGCAGCCGCTGGGCGTCCTGCGCATCGGCGTGGCGGCGCTGCTGCTCATCCAGGCGTGGAGCCTGTCGGAGAGCCTGCCGGAGCTGTTGGGCGACCGGGGCTGGGTGCCCTGGAGCGTCTCGGAGGCGATGGCGTCCCCGTCCGTGCCCCGGGTGGGCATGGTGGTGGCCGCGCTGGAGCCGCTGGGCTTCACGCAGGCGGCCAGCATCCAGGGCCTGACGTTCGTCTACGTGATGGCGCTGCTGGGGCTGCTGCTGGGCCTGCACACGCGGCTGTCGGCGGTGACGGCGTGGGTCCTCCACACGGTGCTGCTCAACAGCATCAGCTTCTTCTCCTACGGCGTGGAGACCTTCGCGCACATCAGCCTGTTCTATTGCGCGGTGATGCCGGTGGGCACGGCGTACTCCCTGGACGTGCGGGCGAAGAGGCTCTCCGGCGCGCCGTCCGCGCTGGCGACGCTGTCGCTGCGTGTGTTGCAGGTGCACCTGTGCATCATCTACCTGACCACGGGCCTGGAGAAGATGCTGGGCCCCGTGTGGCGGGACGGGACGGCGCTCTGGGAGGTGCTGATGCAGCCCCAGTACGGCCAGTTCGACTTCGCGTGGCTCGCGGGGGTGCCATGGGTGGTGAAGCTGGCCACGTGGGGCACGCTGCTGGTGGAGGTGGGCTACGCGTTCTGCGTCTGGCCCCGGCGCACGCGGGGGCTCTGGGTGGCGCTGACGCTGGGCCTGCACCTGGGAATCGCGGTGATGATGGGGCTGTGGATGTTCAGCGGGATGATGGCGGTGCTCACCTTCGCGGCGTTCGGGTGGCCGCTGCTCTCCGAAGCCCTGGCCACCCGGGTCCGCGCCGCGGTGCTGCTCCCCTTCCACTCCAATCCCGCGCGTTAG
- a CDS encoding calcium-binding protein: MRSSPRVAWLLLPTLWLSCTDAGLYSIDDRAGGTRDRANFEGDLCVPEATGDAFPVKVLFALQGGTGVDPAMVGAAVDGLTTLTSRYTGPQMRFGLVAFHSVATGLQGSFTDAASFQAVLPRYASYQQDGPISIRSALRLSKSLMSGEMQTACKGEVARSRYVVAPVIRSSDVSCDNPAFNIGIDSRCTALSKAAGCNASPEAQSACNASCSQCELTAVVGELKGLVEQLGAGDVSVQPIYVRDTSPDPVTRLQVAAIANAGGSAPVETDASLLPNALRQLDYGALDNALKLKRFLAFNRNVQVRNGQMLTDSDGDGVADDDERALGLDPTVPDTDQDGLMDGVELRMGLDPLAVDIINGCSVVQDTDGDRLNDCEERVLGSDPCVGDTDGDGLPDLVEALSRTNPLVAEDLLDTDRDGLTNVAEVEAHGDPLSADLDFHRERGYGYSIVPLPPTATSDRACYRTRVENVSLVPTLERPHPLIPGEVIRAGTNEVYLYLQVGRDNDPRGAGVGSLFIQEIQYDPDTGRTPAGMVPLVSDDFIVSN, translated from the coding sequence ATGCGTTCCTCCCCCCGGGTCGCCTGGCTCCTGCTTCCTACGTTGTGGCTGTCGTGCACCGACGCGGGGCTCTATTCGATTGATGACCGCGCGGGCGGCACACGGGACCGCGCCAACTTCGAGGGCGACCTCTGCGTCCCCGAGGCCACCGGCGACGCGTTCCCCGTGAAGGTCCTCTTCGCGCTCCAGGGCGGCACCGGCGTGGATCCGGCGATGGTGGGCGCCGCGGTGGACGGGCTCACCACGCTCACGTCGCGCTATACCGGCCCCCAGATGCGCTTCGGGCTGGTGGCCTTCCACTCGGTGGCCACCGGACTGCAGGGCAGCTTCACGGACGCCGCCAGCTTCCAGGCCGTCCTGCCCCGCTACGCCAGCTACCAGCAGGATGGCCCCATCAGCATCCGCTCCGCGCTGCGGCTGTCCAAGAGCCTGATGTCCGGCGAGATGCAGACCGCCTGCAAGGGGGAGGTCGCGCGCTCGCGCTACGTGGTCGCGCCCGTCATCCGCAGCTCCGACGTGAGCTGTGACAACCCGGCCTTCAACATCGGCATCGACAGCCGCTGCACCGCGCTGTCCAAGGCCGCGGGCTGCAACGCGTCCCCGGAGGCCCAGTCCGCGTGCAACGCGTCGTGCAGCCAGTGTGAGCTGACCGCCGTGGTGGGCGAGCTCAAGGGGCTGGTGGAGCAACTGGGCGCGGGCGACGTCAGCGTCCAGCCCATCTACGTCCGCGATACCTCGCCGGATCCCGTCACGCGGTTGCAGGTGGCCGCCATCGCCAACGCGGGCGGCAGCGCGCCCGTGGAGACCGACGCCTCGCTCCTGCCCAACGCGCTCAGGCAGCTGGACTACGGCGCGCTCGACAACGCGCTCAAGCTGAAGCGCTTCCTCGCCTTCAACCGCAACGTGCAGGTGCGCAACGGCCAGATGCTCACCGACAGCGACGGTGACGGCGTGGCGGACGACGACGAGCGCGCCCTGGGCCTGGACCCCACCGTCCCCGACACCGACCAGGACGGCCTCATGGACGGCGTGGAGCTGCGCATGGGCCTGGACCCGCTCGCCGTGGACATCATCAACGGCTGCAGCGTGGTGCAGGACACGGACGGCGACCGGCTCAACGACTGCGAGGAGCGCGTGCTCGGCAGCGACCCCTGCGTGGGCGACACGGACGGTGACGGCCTGCCGGACCTGGTGGAGGCCCTGTCCCGGACGAATCCGCTCGTCGCCGAGGACCTGCTCGACACCGACCGCGATGGCCTCACCAACGTGGCGGAGGTGGAGGCCCACGGCGACCCGCTCAGCGCCGACCTCGACTTCCACCGGGAGCGCGGCTACGGCTACTCCATCGTCCCGCTGCCTCCCACGGCCACCAGCGACCGCGCCTGCTACCGCACCCGCGTGGAGAACGTCTCCCTGGTCCCCACCCTGGAGCGCCCCCACCCGCTGATCCCCGGCGAGGTCATCCGCGCGGGCACCAACGAGGTCTACCTCTACCTCCAGGTGGGCCGGGACAATGATCCGCGCGGCGCCGGCGTGGGTTCGCTCTTCATCCAGGAGATCCAGTACGACCCCGACACGGGCCGCACCCCCGCCGGCATGGTCCCCCTCGTCTCCGACGACTTCATCGTGAGCAACTGA
- the mtsC gene encoding cell-cell cohesion MYXO-CTERM protein MtsC — MTIGRIAPMLALGAFLVLSPRTVQAQEQNPDNPECLGDECGRPKEEGGGCGCGCGCSVWVAYTDDGKTLSYTDDADGDGKADDKDNCPFTSNRDQTDGDGDLAGDACDNCPAVSNATQLDIDGDGTGDACDPDDDGDGVDDAVDNCPTIPNTSQADNDGDGIGDVCDDDDDNDGRKDGEDNCPLIANENQQLPADVSACRVDADGDNVSDNLDNCPGLSNPDQKDTNANGIGDACDPDIDGDSVLNAADNCPAVANRDQADDDGDGLGDACDTRYCVVLNKDNPNDCLDPKSPFSVGTGGVISVEKTGMAVRPPLFANRNGAAIEYTWTVVKRPSGSTAVVENPKGAVTYSRHWEYQYVDGSVPNFNPDKEGEYELQVSTRLAFADRVFPEQRASVSSLFVKVGKQDSDGGGCTSLPAGGSAAALGAGVLGLLLRRRKKA; from the coding sequence ATGACTATCGGTCGCATTGCCCCCATGTTGGCGCTCGGAGCCTTCCTGGTACTGAGCCCCCGTACCGTGCAGGCCCAGGAGCAGAACCCGGACAACCCGGAGTGCCTCGGAGACGAGTGCGGTCGGCCCAAGGAGGAGGGCGGTGGCTGTGGCTGCGGCTGCGGCTGTTCCGTCTGGGTGGCGTACACGGACGACGGCAAGACGCTGTCGTACACGGACGACGCGGACGGTGACGGCAAGGCGGACGACAAGGACAACTGCCCGTTCACGTCCAACCGCGACCAGACGGACGGTGACGGCGACCTCGCCGGTGACGCCTGCGACAACTGCCCGGCCGTCTCCAACGCCACGCAGCTGGACATCGACGGTGACGGCACCGGCGACGCGTGCGACCCGGACGACGACGGCGACGGTGTCGATGATGCCGTCGACAACTGCCCCACCATCCCCAACACCAGCCAGGCGGACAACGACGGGGACGGCATTGGCGACGTCTGCGACGACGACGACGACAACGACGGGCGCAAGGACGGCGAGGACAACTGCCCGCTCATCGCCAATGAGAACCAGCAGCTGCCGGCGGACGTGAGCGCGTGCCGCGTGGACGCGGACGGCGACAACGTCTCCGACAACCTGGACAACTGCCCCGGCCTGTCCAACCCGGACCAGAAGGACACCAACGCCAACGGCATCGGCGACGCGTGCGACCCGGACATCGACGGCGACTCCGTGCTCAACGCCGCGGACAACTGCCCGGCGGTGGCCAACCGCGACCAGGCGGATGACGACGGCGACGGCCTGGGTGACGCGTGCGACACGCGCTACTGCGTGGTGCTCAACAAGGACAACCCCAACGACTGCCTCGACCCGAAGTCGCCCTTCAGCGTGGGCACCGGCGGCGTCATCAGCGTGGAGAAGACGGGCATGGCCGTGCGCCCGCCCCTGTTCGCCAACCGCAACGGCGCGGCCATCGAGTACACGTGGACGGTGGTGAAGCGTCCCTCCGGCTCCACCGCGGTGGTGGAGAACCCCAAGGGCGCCGTCACCTACAGCCGCCACTGGGAGTACCAGTACGTGGACGGCAGCGTGCCCAACTTCAACCCGGACAAGGAAGGTGAGTACGAACTGCAGGTGTCCACGCGCCTGGCCTTCGCGGACCGCGTGTTCCCCGAGCAGCGCGCCTCCGTGTCCAGCCTCT